A segment of the Aureimonas sp. SA4125 genome:
AGCCCGCGCCCTCGCGCTTCAGCCAGGCGCGCCCATGATCCATGTCGGGACAGAGATCCCGGCACAGCGCCCAGAACTTCGGGCCGTGGTTCATCTGGCGAAAATGCGCCACTTCGTGCGCGGCCAGGTAATCGAGCACGGCAGGCGGCGCCATGACGATGCGCCAGGAGAAGGCGAGCCGCCGGTCGGCCGTGCACGAGCCCCAGCGGCTGGTCGTGTCCTTCAGCGTCAGCGCCGCCGGCTTCAGCCCGACGGCGGCGGCGTGGCGATCGACGGCCCCCTGCAGGTCGCGCCGGGCCTCGCGCTTCAGCGCGTCGACGACCCGCCGGGCGAGATGCTGGGGATCGCCGCCGACATGCAGAACCGTTTCGCCCGGGCCCGTTTCGAAACGCGAGACGCGGTGGCCGGGCGCATGGGCAATCCGCAAGCTTCCGCCGCGAAACGGCAGCAGCGCGCCTTCGGCGATGCGCACCGGCGCCGGTGCGGCGCCGAGGCGGCTTTCGGCCCAGCCCTTGTGACGCTCGATGAAGTCCAGAATGACCTTTGCCGACATTCTGGGTGGAGCCGTGACGGAAAGCGTCGTCGCGCCTGGCGAGAGCCGCATGATCAGCCGCTTGGCGCGCGGATTGCGCCGGACGACGAGCGGCAGGCTCTGCGACGCGAACTCGACCATCGCCGGCAGCGTCTCGGGCTTGCCAGGCTTTGCTGGAGCCGG
Coding sequences within it:
- a CDS encoding SprT family zinc-dependent metalloprotease, whose product is MPLRLPSFLTRPPAPAKPGKPETLPAMVEFASQSLPLVVRRNPRAKRLIMRLSPGATTLSVTAPPRMSAKVILDFIERHKGWAESRLGAAPAPVRIAEGALLPFRGGSLRIAHAPGHRVSRFETGPGETVLHVGGDPQHLARRVVDALKREARRDLQGAVDRHAAAVGLKPAALTLKDTTSRWGSCTADRRLAFSWRIVMAPPAVLDYLAAHEVAHFRQMNHGPKFWALCRDLCPDMDHGRAWLKREGAGLHAIVFD